GAACACGCGCCAGGCCTCGGTGTACATCGATTCGGCTTCGGCGCGAGAGTTCCACAAGTAGACGCCCCCCGCGGTTTGGCCGTCTTCGGACAGCACATAGTGCTTGCGGAGCAGGCCAGGCACGCCCAGGTACTTGGGAGCGGTACTGAGAAAGATCTGGCGTGCTTCTTCGCCGCTGAGCGGCCTTGGCAAGCTGAACGATGTGGTGACGATGATCATGTGG
This region of Paucibacter aquatile genomic DNA includes:
- a CDS encoding YdhR family protein, which gives rise to MIIVTTSFSLPRPLSGEEARQIFLSTAPKYLGVPGLLRKHYVLSEDGQTAGGVYLWNSRAEAESMYTEAWRVFVREKYQTEPVVRYFESAVTVDNGSNQISA